A single window of Venturia canescens isolate UGA chromosome 3, ASM1945775v1, whole genome shotgun sequence DNA harbors:
- the LOC122407609 gene encoding uncharacterized protein translates to MNKIIHINGAVSKEILKPLYNTGNVPFELSIQNHTTVDGNRGYFEITTEAEKTSTIAEWAELGEMEGRMIKISGWLKMAFKMTNHKNGDSAYGVGAITDGKSKLAIRISSFDDVPSGIKIGSPIKASGGMHFDKTPYLQVPNGSSIKLDDRSPMDSERMHDITGTPKKKAKRE, encoded by the exons ATGAACAAG ATTATTCATATAAACGGGGCCGTTTcaaaagaaatattgaagCCCCTATACAATACAGGAAACGTCCCCTTTGAACTCTCCATCCAAAACCACACAACCGTTGACGGAAATCGTGGTTACTTCGAAATAACTACCGAGGCCGAAAAAACGTCAACTATTGCCGAATGGGCAGAACTTGGCGAAATGGAGGGACGGATGATCA aaataTCAGGGTGGCTTAAAATGGCGTTTAAAATGACGAACCATAAGAACGGAGACTCGGCCTACGGAGTTGGAGCGATCACGGATGGGAAATCGAAGTTGGCTATCCGAATATCCAGCTTTGATGACGTGCCGTCAGGGATAAAAATCGGGAGTCCAATTAAAGCTTCCGGAGGAATGCATTTCGACAAAACACCATACCTCCAAGTGCCCAATGGGTCGTCAATCAAACTCGACGACAGAAGCCCGATGGACAGCGAGCGAATGCATGACATAACGGGCACACCCAAAAAG AAAGCGAAGAGGGAATAG